The Natator depressus isolate rNatDep1 chromosome 11, rNatDep2.hap1, whole genome shotgun sequence genome includes a window with the following:
- the GMPPA gene encoding mannose-1-phosphate guanylyltransferase regulatory subunit alpha, translated as MLKAVILIGGPQKGTRFRPLSFEVPKPLFPVAGVPMIQHHIEACTKVPSLKEILLVGFYQPTEALSRFLVSAQQEFKIPIRYLQEYAALGTGGGIYHFRDQILSGGPEAFFVLNADVCSEFPLPEMLAFQQQRGDPHGFVMLGTTANRKQSLNYGCIVANTETCEVLHYVEKPSTFVSEIINCGIYLFTPTIFQHIGEVFQRTQQELLLEESSNGWQRAEVIRLEQDVFTALAGRGKLYVYKTDGFWSQIKSAGSAIYASRLYLSQYGQCHPERLARNSPGGPTIRGNVYIHPTASVDHSAVLGPNVSIGKGVTVGAGVRVRESIILHGASLQDHTCVLNSIVGWDSTIGRWARVEGTPSDPNPNDPYAKIDSETLFRDGRLTPSITILGCNVTIPAEVVILNSIVLPHKELSRSFKNQIIL; from the exons ATGCTCAAGGCCGTGATCCTCATCGGGGGGCCGCAGAAAG GGACTCGCTTCCGGCCCTTGTCCTTCGAAGTCCCGAAGCCGCTGTTCCCGGTGGCTGGGGTGCCCATGATCCAGCACCACATCGAGGCCTGCACCAAG GTTCCAAGCCTGAAGGAGATTCTCCTCGTGGGCTTCTACCAGCCCACCGAAGCCCTGAGCCGCTTCCTGGTGTCTGCACAGCAGGAGTTTAAAATCCCCATCAG GTACCTGCAGGAGTATGCGGCGCTGGGCACGGGCGGTGGCATCTATCACTTCCGAGACCAGATCCTGTCGGGTGGCCCCGAGGCCTTCTTCGTCCTGAATGCAGACGTGTGCTCGGAGTTCCCCCTGCCAGAGATGCTGGCCTTCCAGCAGCAGCGTGGAGACCCGCACGGCTTTGTCATGCTGGGCACCACG GCCAACAGGAAGCAGTCCCTGAACTACGGCTGCATCGTGGCCAACACAGAGACGTGTGAG GTCCTGCACTATGTGGAGAAGCCCAGCACCTTCGTCAGCGAGATCATCAACTGCGGCATCTACCTGTTCACGCCGACCATCTTCCAGCACATCGGCGAGGTCTTCCAGAGAACCCAGCAGGAGCTGCTCCT ggaggagagcagcaACGGCTGGCAGCGGGCCGAGGTGATCCGGCTGGAGCAGGACGTCTTCACGGCGCTGGCCGGGCGCGGCAAGCTCTACGTCTACAAAACCGACGGGTTCTGGAGCCAGATCAAATCGGCTGG ctctgccatctACGCCAGCCGCCTGTacctgagccagtatggccagtGCCACCCGGAGAGACTGGCCCGGAACAGCCCCGGGGGGCCCACCATCCGAG GGAACGTGTACATCCACCCGACGGCTTCCGTCGACCACAGTGCCGTG CTGGGCCCCAATGTCTCCATCGGGAAGGGGGTGACGGTGGGAGCTGGCGTGCGTGTGCGAGAGTCCATCATCCTGCACGGGGCATCGCTGCAG GATCACACCTGTGTGCTCAACAGCATTGTGGGCTGGGACAGCACCATTGGGCGCTGGGCCCGGGTCGAGGGGACGCCCAGCGACCCGAACCCCAACGACCCCTACGCTAAAATCGACAGTGAGACCCTCTTCAGGGACGGCAGGCTCACGCCCTCCATCACCATCCTCG GCTGTAACGTCACCATCCCTGCAGAGGTCGTGATCCTCAACTCCATCGTCCTGCCCCACAAGGAGCTGAGCCGCAGCTTCAAGAACCAGATCATCCTGTGA